The Thermocrinis ruber genomic sequence AAGAGTGGAGAAAAAGGGATGTAAATAAGCTCTCTGAGATAACTCAAAAGAGCGAGCCTGTAAAACTTTGGAAGGGTGCCTTTTTACAGCTACCAAACAGCAAGGTGATTTCAACTTATGGCATTGATAGATTATATTATTACAAGGGACAGCAGGTTAGCCAAAGCAGGCATATGGGTTACGATTTTGCCTCGGTAGAAAGGGCACCCGTTCCCGCTTCCAACGATGGGGTAGTTGTCTTTGTGGGCACATTGGGTATATACGGCAACGTGGTTTTGATAGACCACGGGCTTGGGCTCTTTAGCCTTTATGGGCACCTTTCAGAGATTTCAGTCAAGGAAGGACAGTATGTAAAGAAGGGAGACATTATAGGAAGGACGGGCAGGACTGGGCTTGCCTTGGGGGACCATCTTCACTTTGGCATCGTAGTGCACGGGCAAGAGGTGGACCCTATTTACTGGCTTGATCCCAAATGGCTCAAAACTAACATAGACACTGCCTTTGAAAAATGATAAGGAAACTTAGAAGGGAACTTGTTATACTTCTTCTGCCCTTTATATCCTTACTTCTCAGACTGTGGGCAAGGACCATAAGGTGGCAGAACAGGTATGACTTTGATAAGGACAAAGGGAAAATATACGCCCTCTGGCACGGATACGCTTTAGCCTTGGCTTTTTTTGGATTAGACAGGGGTATAGTGGCTTTGGTTAGCCGGTTCAGGGACGGAGACATAGCGGACGGTCTTCTAAAGAGGTTTGGCTTTGAAACCGTCAGGGGTTCTACGGAGGAAGGAAGGGAGGAAAAGGGAGGAAGGTCTGCCCTTTTAAAGCTCATGGAACTTTTGAGAGAAGGCAAAAACGTAGCCATAACGGTAGATGGTCCCAAAGGACCCCCCTTTAAGGCAAAGGATGGAGTGATTTTCTTAGCCCAAAAGACCGGTGCGGTGATAATCCCCGCCTGTGTAAAGTTTGAAAAGTTCTTCCGCCTCAACACCTGGGACAGACTTGTAATTCCCTATCCCTTCACAAAAGCCCAACTTTTAGTGGGCAAAGAGATCATAGTAAGCCCAGAAGACGCTGTAGAAGATAAAAGGAGGGAGTTAGAGGCGGAGCTATTGAGGTTAGAAAGAATATCCTCTGGCAAGCCTGGATAAGCCTTTATGAACCTACCCTTTTCGTCAAAAAGATAGGTGGAGGGAAGAAAGACGATCCGGTAGTAATCGTTGAACTTCACCTCTGGGTCAAGAACGGTAATAAATTTAGGGCTTATGCCTATATCTCTGTAAGACTTGACCACATCCTCCCGCACCATGGCCACCGCATAAGATATGATGTAAAGGTCATTTCTCTTTTCTAAGAGCTCGTTGAGAAGTTTTAACTGCTCCGAGTGTCCCACACAGGTTCTACTCCACACGTAGAGAACAATCTTCTTTCCCTTAAACTGACTTAGGGATACCTCACTCCCGTCTAAGGTCTCAAGGGAGAGGGGGGGGATAACCTCCCTTTGGGCACAAGAAACAAAAAGCAAGGTCAAAAAAAGTCCAAGTAGCCTCAAACCCTAACCAAAATCTTCTCTTTGAAGTCCGAAAGGGTCGGCTTGATCCTTATTGTTTCCTTTACATGCCCTTCCAAGACCTCCAAGGTTTTGTAGCCATTGCCAGTGATGTATGCTACCACCACCTCATCCTCTTTGAAGGCACCCCTTTCTGCCAACTTTTTGAGGACTGCGATAGTAGTTCCTCCTGCGGTTTCGGTAAAGATACCCTCCGTTTCCGCCAGCAATTTAATGCCCTCTATGATCTCCTCGTCTGTGGCAGTTTCCCAATCTCCTCTGCTTTCTTTGGTAACTTGAAGGGCATAGATGCCGTCCGCTGGGTTGCCTATGGCTATGGACTTAGCTATGGTGTTGGGTTTCACAGGCTTTATGTAGTCCCTGCCTTCCCTCCAAGCTTGGGCTATAGGGCTACAACCCTCCGCCTGGGCACCATACACTCTGGTGTTCATTTCATCTATTAGACCCACGAGCTTTAACTCCTTCAGTCCTTTCCATATCTTTGTTATCAAAGAGCCTGAGGCAGCGGGAGCTACCACCGCATCCGGTGCCCTCCAACCCAGCTGTTCTACCACCTCAAAGGCAAGGGTCTTGGAACCCTCCGCATAGTATGGTCTTATGTTTATGTTGACAAAAGCCCAGTATAGCTCGTTGGCGATCTCAGAACACAGCCTATTCACATCGTCGTAGGTGCCCTCCACCGCCACCACCGTGGGAGAGAAAACCAAGCTACCATAGATCTTTTGAGACTCAAGGTTTGCGGGTATGAACACAAAACAGTTCAGTCCAGCTTGGGCACAATGCGCCGCCACCGAGTTGGCAAGGTTGCCCGTAGAGGCACACGCCGCAGTGTCAAAGCCGAACTCCACCGCCTTTGAAAGGGCAACGGAGACCACCCTGTCTTTGAAGGAAAGGGTAGGATGGTTTACCGAGTCATCCTTTATGTAGAGGTTCTTAAGACCGAGGACTTTACCTAAATTTTCAGCCTTCTTCAGAGGTGTGTATCCGGCGGTAAGTCCTACCTTTGGCTCCTCCACGGGCAAAATATCTATGTATCTCCAAAGACTCTTTGGTCCTCTTTCTATCTTCTCCCTGGAGATATTCTTCTTTATCTCCTCGTAATCATAGACCACCTCCAAGGGCCCAAAGCAAAACTCACACACATGGATAGGTTCAGCAGGATACTCCTTTCCACACTCTCTGCACCTTAAACCCTTCACCTTTGCCATGGGATAAAATTATAACTTCTTTTCCGTTCTGTAGGGCACGGGTATATACTGAACAGAAGGCACCTGAGCACCCATGGGCTGAGGGTAAAGCTCCATCAGTTGGTAAACCTCTTCTGGCACTTCGGTGGATACATTCAAGCCAAGCTCCCTCAGCTTATCAACCCCCAGGGGAAAATCGTGGGTGTATTTGCCAGTGGCCAGCTCTTGGGCTATAGCCTTAGCCTTTTCCTCCTCCATACCATTTTCCATCAAAAGCCAAACCACATAATTAACCATCTGATCTATTGCCTTTTGGGCTACGTCTGCCATTATCAAGGTATGGTCTTCTATGTCTTTTAGCTCCTTTTTCTCCAAAACCTTCAGTATGGACGCAGCAGGTATGCCCTGCAGTTGTGGGTCCACGGGACCGAGCACCGCGTTGGGGTCCATTATGATTTCGTCTGCTGCAAGGGCTATTAAAGTGCCACCAGACATGGCATAATGGGGGATTATTACCCTCACGGGACCTTTGTGTCTGACGAGGGCGTTGGCAATCTGGGTAGCTGCAAGGGCTAACCCCCCGGGCGTGTGAATGATAAGGTCTATGGGCATATCCGGTGGCGTAAGCCTTATAGCCCTTAGAACTTGCTCTGAGTCCTCAATGTTTATGTATCTTATGAAAGGTATTCCAAAAAAGCCTACGCTCTCTTGACGGTGTATGAGTGTTATCACCCTGCTTTTTCTCTTCTCCTCAAGGGTGGAGATGAGGGCTTCCCTTGCCTTGTTAAGGCTGTACCTGCGTAGTGCGGGCATCAAGAAGAGGAAAAAGAATATGAACCAAAAAATGAGACTCAGAAGACTGTATATGGGGTTAATTACGCTTGGCTCCATACTGTAATCTTAACACATAACATCCCTGGAGTATAATGTGTTTGTTAATATTTTGGTAAAGCATAACAAAGTATAACAGAGAGGATGGGATGAATACTTATAAGCTTGCAGGAAAGATAGTGCAAGGTAAGTTAATTATTGTGCTTTCCCTTTTGCCATCAGCGATCCTTTTTGCCAAAGAAAAAAGCCCAAAAGATAAGCTTGTTGAACAAAGTTTTATAAACCAAAACCCAACTTACCAAAGAGGCACTTCATACAAAATAGAGGAAAAATACTACCAGCTTTTAGTTCAGAGCTTTTTGGGTGCCAACGACCTACAAAGCGCCCTAAGGGTGCTGGAGGATGCGGTCAGAAGATTTCCACAAAATCCCAAGTGGTGGGAGCTATATGGACAGGCGCTAATTTGGAACAACATGGGAGCCAAGGCGGGGGAAGTTTTTTACGAAGGTTATAAGAACACAAAAAATAAAGAACTTGCTCAAAAAGCCTTCGAAATCTCCCTAGCCTTTAACAGGATAGATATTGCCAAGGAGCTTATGGAGGTAGTTTCTGTTCCTCCCGATGTAAAGGTCTATATCTACGACCAATTGGGAGATGTTGAAGGGCTTTTAAAGTTTTTATACACGCTAAAAACCAAAGACATGCTTTTAATGAGAGCGGAAATACTCAGTGCGTTAGGAAGAAAAAAAGAGGCAGAAGAAACTCTTTACGAGTATATAAAACTATACGGGAAGGATGAAAAAAGCGTGCTACTTTTGGCAAACATCTATTATTCGGACAGGAAGTTTGAACAAGCCTTAAAGGTTTTAAAGGACTTTTTGCCAAGTGCCAAAGAGGATAATGTGGAATTTTACAGGACCCTCAGCGACCTTGCCTGGATGCTCCAAGATTACGACGCCACAGCTTTGGCTTCCGAAAAGTTAATTAGCTTTTCCAAGGGTGAGGCGACGGATTACATCAGACTATCCGAAATATACTTTAGAAAGGGTTCAAAAAGGGCAGTTTCCCTCGCCCTGGAGGGCTACAAAAAGTTTGAGGACATGATACTTTTGAAAACTGCCCTTTACTATTCTTACGCTTTGGGATTATACGATCAAACCGTTGCCATCTTTAAAGACCACAGAGACAAGCTACAAGATGACGTAAATACCGTGTTTCCCTATCTGCTTGCTCTACAACAGCTTGGTAAAAGGGAAGAAGCCCTTGAAGAGTTAGAAAAGATTTTGGCAAAGGCTAAAGCTCCCGAGCTTGTCTCCTTCTACATCTACTCCTTGGTGGAAGTCCAACGGGTGGAAAAGCTAAAAAGCGCCCTAAAGGAATACGAAGCATACACAAGGAATCCTTCGGTAGCCCAAGCCTATGCGGTAGCATACATATTTTTACAACAGGGTCAAACTGCCCTAAGATATTACAAACTATCCGGTTCCAAGGACCCATTACTCTACGCAGACATTATTAACGTGATGGGTATGGAGGAGGAAGCCAAAGCTATAAAGCTAAAAGCATACAGAGAGCTAACAAGTGATGGATTACCTCTGGATGACCTTGAAAAATTGAGGATATACCTCTCCTTGGCTATGGAATTTGAAAATCCGGAGGTCTTTGAAAGAAAACTCCAGAGGGCGAAGGGGGTTCTTTCGGACGCAGTTTGGAAAGATATATATTTTGTTTATCTCTTTTCAAAGGAGCAAAGGGAGAGGGCAATTCTAAAGCAAAGGTTATACAAGTATCCACTAAAGCCTTGGATGTGGCTAAATTTGGCCCTCTGGCAGGACGATAGGTATTTGGTGCTACAACTCTTAGAAAGTAAGTTAGAAGCCCTTCCCATAAGGGACAGGGTGGAGGCCTTAAGGCGAGTAGGTCAGCCAAGGAGAGCCTTGGAGCTTGCCTTTAAGGGTCTGGAGGAAAACCCGTATGACTACCAACTTTACAAACAGTTCAGAGACTTGGCGGTGCAAGAATCAAACAAAGTAAGCTTGGAAGTATCCCACCAAAGGAGAGACGCTTACGGACAGTTTGTTGAAAGACTGGAGGTAGAAACTAAATTGGGAGACACCAATTACTCCGTTGGGTTTAGGTCTTCCACCTTTCAACCCACATATAAAGATGATCAAGTCATAAGACAAAAGGTAGGGGGTTATCAAGCGGAGCTTTACTTACGTAGGCGGTTTGATAGGGGATACATTGGCTTTGGAATAGGACAATTGGAAAGGCTCAGGTCGGTGACGAATTTCCGTGTCTTTGGAGAGTCCTACCTATTTAGCGGGCTATCGGCGGGCTTTGAGGTCGGATACAGACAGCCCAGCACAGAGAGCCTTTACCTTGAGCTTGGCGGTTTAAAAAACTACGCTAAGCTTAGCCTAACATTTACTCCTTACAGTAGGCTTAGCTTTTACTCCAGCTTAGAGTTAAGTGAGTTTTATTCACAGGATATAAAAAGGTTGGGAACGGGCTTTTATACGTACAATGAAGCCCAATATAAGCTAAGGTTTGGCTATCCTGACTATACACTAAGGGCATTCTTTAGCTATGGCAATTACAGGGAAAAAGCAGGTAGCAAGGGAGTTATAGATCAGCTCTCTCCTTTTACCATTTTTAGGGTGCTACCAGAGAACTACTTCTCCCTCGGGCTGGGATTTTCCTTTGGCTTTGAACACAAATACTCGTACACACGCTTTTGGAGACCTTTCTTTGATGCAAGCTTAGCATACAATTCCCTTGGCGGTTTGGGTATATCCACAGAAGTAGGTATAGGTGGTGCGGTTTTTGGAAACGACAATTTATCCTTTGGACTATCCTTCAGTAAGAATACGGGTGGTATAAAGGAAACTGTAATAGGTCCCTATCTTATCTACAGATACTACTTTAGGTAATGTTTAGTGGTAGAGTTATGTGTTATATTTTATTAAAGGGAGTGGGTGGGATGAAAAAAAGCTTTTATTTGTTTATGTGCACCTTTACCTGTTGCAGTCTAACGCAGACATTTCGCCATAGAAGGAGGTGAAAAATGGGAAGGGTATATTTTGCAGTCTTAGTTCTCTTCCTGATTGTAGGCTGTGCGAGGGTTGTGAACCAAACACCTACTCTCCCTATAAAGGGAGAATCTTATGTGGTACTACCCTTTGAAAACTACACAGAGACACCCTACGCAGGCTACAGAGTGGCATCCATTTTAGAGGGAGTGCTTGCAAGCAAGGGCTACAACCTGATCCCAAGAGTTTGGTCCATAAATGAAAGGGAACTTGCAGTAGAAGAGATTGAAAAGCTAAAGGAAAGTGCAGTAAAGAACGGAGCAAGATACATAGTGCATGGTTCTGTCAATGAGTTCAGATACAAAACTGGCTTGGATGGCGAACCAGCGGTAAGTATAACCATCTTTGTCTATGATGCAAAAGAAAACAAAGTTGTTAAAAACGTTACAGTATCCGGTAGTGGTTGGGTGCATGAGTCCTTGGGTACACTCACCCAAAAGCTTTTAAACCGGGCTTTCTGATGCGTGCTTTTAGACTTGGTGAAAGAATAACGATTGAAAAGGTAATATTCGTAGAAATTTTCCTATTAACCACTCTTTTGTTAGTTTTGGGTTGGTATTTCAACCGAGAAGACCCACTCTTTATAAAAAGTAGATACGACTTAATAAACCTTTTAGTGGTTGCCCTTTCCCTTTACTACGGGTATTCTGGTGCTATTGTGCTAATATTTCTGCTTTCTGTGGGATACTTTTTCTTTTACCAGCCGTTTCCTTTAAACGATCTTCTGCAGAACCTCCTTTTTGCCCTTTTGTCTTCTGAGTTTAGATACATATGGGATAAAAAAATAAAGCTTGCACTTGCAGATAAAACCTATGCGGAACAGATGGCGGAACTTTATAGGAGGGAGCTCTTTAGCCTAAAGTTTGAATACGACCTGCTGGAAAAACAGTTTGTGCTTTCTCCCTACAGCGTAAGGAATATTTTGGAAAGGTTTAAAGTTCCCTCTTCAAAGGCTTTCATGGAGCTGATATCGGACTTCTTTGGCATTGTATCCGCAGAGCTTTACAAGTACGAAGATGGAAAGCTCATTTCTTTAGAAAAGTTGGGTGGCGGTGTGAAGGTAGATAAAGAAGACCCTTTGATACAGGAAGCCTTGGAGCTGAACACATCCTTTTATATTCCACCTAAAGACATACTGAGAAAGGCTATTAGCAAAGAGGTTAACTTTATAGCCCTTGTGGTGGCAGAGTCTTACGCGGGCAAGTTTTTACTCGCAATAAAAGACATGGACTTCTTAAACATAAACGAGGAAGTGCTAACCTACATGACAATTCTTTTGGAATATTACGGAGACAGTATAGCCTTTGAGGCTTCAGGTTTTTACTGCACAAAGTTTTGCGATAGGGAGTTTGAACTGCAAGCTTACAGGATGCAATCGCTAAAAGAACGCTTCGGAATAGACTCCTTTGTGGTTGTTTTTGAATATCCTCCCGAAAGAAGGGAAGAAGTGGTTAAGCTGAGAAGCATGGTTAAAGGTTTAGATAGAGTTTGCATAAATGAAAACAAAGTTTTTGTCCTTTTACCCATAACACCTAAGGAAGGAGTGGAAAGGTTCATAGAGAGGATAAGTAAAAACATGGACTTTTTGAAGGTAAAAGAGATAAAACCTATTGGGGAGTTCTGCAATGTTGGGTGAATATATAAGATCACTACTTGTGATATTGTTAGAAACAACGGGATTGTATACACTGATGAAATATCCAACTGTATTTGGATTCATAACCTATCTCTTTTCTCACTTTATTGCGTCACTCTTGCTTGCCACAATGGTGGCGGGGATTTTAAAAATTTTTTATAAATACCCTTACAGACATGCTTTAATCCTTAGCTTTTCTATCTTTTTCTTCCTCGGACCTTTTGCAGTTCTGTTTGGTGTGATAGTTTTTATCTACACAAAAATTTCAAAGGCACCTCTTCCTATAAAGGAAGTCAATTACGAGTTAGTTTTCAGTGCTAGGATTCTTTCGGAGAAAAGAAGGCTGGGTGAAGGAAGCTTAAGGTTTGCAAAGGTGAAAGACCTAGAAAGGGTGGTATATTTCACCAAGTTCTACCACCCTCTGACGGTAAGATTTTTTAAGGAACTTCTCTTTTCTGATAACGACGAACTAAGACTGCTTGCCAACAGTTATCTAAAAAACGCTGAAAAATACCTTCAGGAGCTAATATACGAATTAGAGAGAATTCTGGAAAGCCAAGATCTAGGGAAAGATGTTAAATTTTTTGTGTGCAGGGCACTGGCATTTCTAAATTGGGATGTTTATTATCTAGGCTTTATGGAAGAACAAATAGCAAAAAAGTACTTGGATAATGCTAAAGAGTACGTCATAAAAGCTCTAGAAATCAAAGAGGATCCTAGCCTTTATATGTTAATGGGAAGAATGGAGCTGATTTCAGGAGTTTATCGAAAAGCGTATGAACATTTCAAGAGGGCTTTGGATTTGGGTATGGAACCCGTCAAGGTATTACCTTACCTGTTGGAAGCTCTTTACAAGCTCCGTGATTTTAAAGAGTTAAAACAGGTTTCAGAAAAATACAGAGGAACTTACTCAGTTAATCCCAAAAGAATGGCTCTGATCTCCGCATGGGTATGAAGCTTGTAGATAAACAAACCCATATAGATGTGCTCTTTATAGCGGAGGGAACCTATCCCTTTATAAAGGGCGGAGTATCTACTTGGATCCATCAGATAATCACTGGTATGAGGGACCTAAACTTTGGAGTGCTGTTCCTTGGCTCAAGACCCGAGGATTACAAAGGCATTGGCTACGAGCTTCCGGACAACTTGGTCTATCTTGAAGCTGTGTATTTGTTTTCGGAGGAGGAAAATGTTCAAACAGAAAAAGCCGAAAGGGAGAGCGAAAGGGTAAGACTTCTGAGGATATTTCTCGATGACAGAGCCTTTGAAGAGCATTGGCAGGAGGTTGTTAGCTTTTCTTACTTTAATGAAGTCTCTTACGAGGACTTTTTGTATAGCAAAAACTCTTGGGAGCTTATAGAGGAACTCTACGAAGAGTTGGAAATTGATGTACCCTTTGTGGATTACTTTTGGACTATGAGAAACCTTTTTGCACCTCTCTTCGTAGTAGCAAAACTTGGAATGACACTGGAAAAAAAAGAAATAGGCTTAATTCATAGTCCATCAACGGGTTATGCGGGCTTTTTGGGAAGTTTGATGAGTAGAGAGTACAAAATACCTTTTATAGTTACTGAACATGGGATCTACACAAAGGAAAGAAAGATAGACATTCTAAACGCAAAGTGGATAGGAGTTCAATACAGGTACCTATCCAAGAAATACGACATAGACACCCTCAGAAAGCTTTGGATAAAGATGTTCGTAAATCTTGGGAAAATTTCTTATTACACCGCTATGGAAGTTTTTTCTCTGTTTGAAGATGCAAGAAAACAGCAGATAGGCTGGGGCTGTCCGTCTGAAAAGACAAGGGTTATACCAAACGGCGTGGATGTGGATAGACTTTCAAAGCTCTTAGAAAAAAGACCGAAGGAAATTCCGAAGGTGGTTTCCCTGATAGGAAGGGTTGTGGCCATAAAGGATATAAAAACCTTTATAAAGGCTATGAGTTTGCTGTGCCAACAGCTACCCGAGGCGGAGGGTTGGGTGGTAGGTCCCGAGGACGAGGAGCCCGAGTACACCCAAGAGTGCAAAGAGCTTGCAAAAATACTTGGAGTTGAAAATAGGGTAAAATTCCTAGGCTTTCAAAAGATAGATGATATTCTGCCCAAAACGGGGGTATTTACACTGACCTCCATAAGCGAGGGCATGCCCATGACGGTTTTGGAAGCTATGGCAAGCGGTGTACCCTGTGTTACCACCGACGTGGGTTCCTGCAGGCAACTTATCTACGGAGGGCTAAATCAAGAAGACGTAGAAATAGGTAAGGCGGGAGAAGTGGTTCCTGTGGGTGATGCAATAGGGCTTGCAAAAGCATACTACGAGCTTTTGACTAATGAAGAAATTTGGAAGAGCTGTCAAAGGGCTGGGCTTGAGAGGGTCCAAAGGTTTTACCGCTTTGACAAATTTATAGAAAACTACAGAAGTGTGTATAGAAAATATTTAGGAAAATAGCCATGGCGGGTATTTCTTTAGAGTT encodes the following:
- a CDS encoding tetratricopeptide repeat protein, with product MNTYKLAGKIVQGKLIIVLSLLPSAILFAKEKSPKDKLVEQSFINQNPTYQRGTSYKIEEKYYQLLVQSFLGANDLQSALRVLEDAVRRFPQNPKWWELYGQALIWNNMGAKAGEVFYEGYKNTKNKELAQKAFEISLAFNRIDIAKELMEVVSVPPDVKVYIYDQLGDVEGLLKFLYTLKTKDMLLMRAEILSALGRKKEAEETLYEYIKLYGKDEKSVLLLANIYYSDRKFEQALKVLKDFLPSAKEDNVEFYRTLSDLAWMLQDYDATALASEKLISFSKGEATDYIRLSEIYFRKGSKRAVSLALEGYKKFEDMILLKTALYYSYALGLYDQTVAIFKDHRDKLQDDVNTVFPYLLALQQLGKREEALEELEKILAKAKAPELVSFYIYSLVEVQRVEKLKSALKEYEAYTRNPSVAQAYAVAYIFLQQGQTALRYYKLSGSKDPLLYADIINVMGMEEEAKAIKLKAYRELTSDGLPLDDLEKLRIYLSLAMEFENPEVFERKLQRAKGVLSDAVWKDIYFVYLFSKEQRERAILKQRLYKYPLKPWMWLNLALWQDDRYLVLQLLESKLEALPIRDRVEALRRVGQPRRALELAFKGLEENPYDYQLYKQFRDLAVQESNKVSLEVSHQRRDAYGQFVERLEVETKLGDTNYSVGFRSSTFQPTYKDDQVIRQKVGGYQAELYLRRRFDRGYIGFGIGQLERLRSVTNFRVFGESYLFSGLSAGFEVGYRQPSTESLYLELGGLKNYAKLSLTFTPYSRLSFYSSLELSEFYSQDIKRLGTGFYTYNEAQYKLRFGYPDYTLRAFFSYGNYREKAGSKGVIDQLSPFTIFRVLPENYFSLGLGFSFGFEHKYSYTRFWRPFFDASLAYNSLGGLGISTEVGIGGAVFGNDNLSFGLSFSKNTGGIKETVIGPYLIYRYYFR
- a CDS encoding lysophospholipid acyltransferase family protein; this encodes MIRKLRRELVILLLPFISLLLRLWARTIRWQNRYDFDKDKGKIYALWHGYALALAFFGLDRGIVALVSRFRDGDIADGLLKRFGFETVRGSTEEGREEKGGRSALLKLMELLREGKNVAITVDGPKGPPFKAKDGVIFLAQKTGAVIIPACVKFEKFFRLNTWDRLVIPYPFTKAQLLVGKEIIVSPEDAVEDKRRELEAELLRLERISSGKPG
- the pelF gene encoding GT4 family glycosyltransferase PelF — its product is MGMKLVDKQTHIDVLFIAEGTYPFIKGGVSTWIHQIITGMRDLNFGVLFLGSRPEDYKGIGYELPDNLVYLEAVYLFSEEENVQTEKAERESERVRLLRIFLDDRAFEEHWQEVVSFSYFNEVSYEDFLYSKNSWELIEELYEELEIDVPFVDYFWTMRNLFAPLFVVAKLGMTLEKKEIGLIHSPSTGYAGFLGSLMSREYKIPFIVTEHGIYTKERKIDILNAKWIGVQYRYLSKKYDIDTLRKLWIKMFVNLGKISYYTAMEVFSLFEDARKQQIGWGCPSEKTRVIPNGVDVDRLSKLLEKRPKEIPKVVSLIGRVVAIKDIKTFIKAMSLLCQQLPEAEGWVVGPEDEEPEYTQECKELAKILGVENRVKFLGFQKIDDILPKTGVFTLTSISEGMPMTVLEAMASGVPCVTTDVGSCRQLIYGGLNQEDVEIGKAGEVVPVGDAIGLAKAYYELLTNEEIWKSCQRAGLERVQRFYRFDKFIENYRSVYRKYLGK
- the thrC gene encoding threonine synthase, with translation MAKVKGLRCRECGKEYPAEPIHVCEFCFGPLEVVYDYEEIKKNISREKIERGPKSLWRYIDILPVEEPKVGLTAGYTPLKKAENLGKVLGLKNLYIKDDSVNHPTLSFKDRVVSVALSKAVEFGFDTAACASTGNLANSVAAHCAQAGLNCFVFIPANLESQKIYGSLVFSPTVVAVEGTYDDVNRLCSEIANELYWAFVNINIRPYYAEGSKTLAFEVVEQLGWRAPDAVVAPAASGSLITKIWKGLKELKLVGLIDEMNTRVYGAQAEGCSPIAQAWREGRDYIKPVKPNTIAKSIAIGNPADGIYALQVTKESRGDWETATDEEIIEGIKLLAETEGIFTETAGGTTIAVLKKLAERGAFKEDEVVVAYITGNGYKTLEVLEGHVKETIRIKPTLSDFKEKILVRV
- a CDS encoding SDH family Clp fold serine proteinase → MEPSVINPIYSLLSLIFWFIFFFLFLMPALRRYSLNKAREALISTLEEKRKSRVITLIHRQESVGFFGIPFIRYINIEDSEQVLRAIRLTPPDMPIDLIIHTPGGLALAATQIANALVRHKGPVRVIIPHYAMSGGTLIALAADEIIMDPNAVLGPVDPQLQGIPAASILKVLEKKELKDIEDHTLIMADVAQKAIDQMVNYVVWLLMENGMEEEKAKAIAQELATGKYTHDFPLGVDKLRELGLNVSTEVPEEVYQLMELYPQPMGAQVPSVQYIPVPYRTEKKL
- a CDS encoding tetratricopeptide repeat protein, with amino-acid sequence MKYPTVFGFITYLFSHFIASLLLATMVAGILKIFYKYPYRHALILSFSIFFFLGPFAVLFGVIVFIYTKISKAPLPIKEVNYELVFSARILSEKRRLGEGSLRFAKVKDLERVVYFTKFYHPLTVRFFKELLFSDNDELRLLANSYLKNAEKYLQELIYELERILESQDLGKDVKFFVCRALAFLNWDVYYLGFMEEQIAKKYLDNAKEYVIKALEIKEDPSLYMLMGRMELISGVYRKAYEHFKRALDLGMEPVKVLPYLLEALYKLRDFKELKQVSEKYRGTYSVNPKRMALISAWV